From Brevibacillus marinus, a single genomic window includes:
- a CDS encoding NUDIX hydrolase, whose translation MKEVAAGGVVYTKRDGELRLLLIEDRFGKMTLAKGKQEPGETLEETALREIAEETGLRGKLVDKLATVAYTYVHPQTAEQVEKEVHYYLVEALSGHLSAQTAEINNASWYSPAEAWQQQQTRGYANNDAVLAAALRRLGWEA comes from the coding sequence ATGAAGGAGGTTGCGGCAGGCGGTGTCGTCTATACGAAGCGGGACGGAGAACTGCGCTTGCTGTTGATCGAAGACCGGTTTGGCAAGATGACCTTGGCCAAAGGAAAGCAGGAGCCCGGGGAGACGCTGGAAGAGACCGCCCTGCGGGAAATCGCGGAAGAGACGGGGCTGCGCGGCAAGCTGGTCGACAAACTGGCGACGGTTGCCTACACGTACGTGCACCCGCAGACCGCTGAACAGGTGGAGAAGGAAGTGCACTACTACCTGGTCGAAGCGTTGAGCGGGCACCTGTCCGCACAAACTGCGGAAATCAACAACGCCAGCTGGTACTCCCCGGCTGAAGCCTGGCAGCAGCAGCAAACGAGAGGGTACGCCAACAACGACGCGGTGCTCGCGGCCGCCCTGCGCCGGCTGGGCTGGGAGGCGTGA
- a CDS encoding Na/Pi cotransporter family protein yields the protein MQIAADLFLPFTLGLGYFLLGMYVMRTGFHQLAGERMQAFLLRFTRTPLHSFASGLLSTFILQSSSAVTVLTIGLTQSGVIRFPQTVGIILGTNVGTTVTTELIALRLEELAVPMLLLGAALWLQPRLKLRAVGLIVAGFGLIFMGIDTMQVMARPLEQSDTFRTLFFQSSHSVWIGLVTGTIFTALIHSSSATIAITMGLIGHGVMAMETALAVVLGANIGTCFTALVASIGTNAASRQVAWLHILFNLAGALLFLPFLANLASVVRWLTSDPAMQIAHAQTLFNLLCSLAGLPFASRIAAFIQWLIPGQQQRRW from the coding sequence GTGCAGATCGCCGCCGACCTTTTCCTGCCGTTCACGCTGGGGCTTGGCTATTTTTTGTTGGGGATGTACGTGATGCGTACGGGATTCCACCAATTGGCCGGGGAGCGCATGCAGGCGTTTCTGCTCCGCTTTACGCGTACCCCCCTGCACAGCTTTGCCTCCGGCCTGCTCTCCACCTTCATCCTGCAGAGTTCCAGCGCGGTGACGGTGCTGACCATCGGGCTCACGCAGTCGGGGGTGATCCGCTTTCCGCAAACCGTGGGCATCATTCTGGGGACCAATGTGGGCACCACGGTAACCACCGAGTTGATCGCGCTGCGGCTGGAAGAGCTGGCCGTGCCGATGCTGCTGCTCGGCGCCGCGCTGTGGCTGCAGCCGCGGCTGAAACTGCGCGCGGTCGGTCTGATCGTCGCCGGGTTTGGCCTGATCTTCATGGGAATCGACACGATGCAGGTGATGGCCAGGCCGCTGGAGCAGTCCGACACCTTTCGCACGCTGTTTTTCCAGAGCAGTCATTCCGTCTGGATCGGACTGGTGACCGGCACCATCTTCACCGCGCTGATCCACAGCAGTTCCGCGACGATCGCGATCACGATGGGCCTGATCGGACACGGGGTGATGGCGATGGAAACCGCGTTGGCCGTGGTGCTCGGGGCGAACATCGGCACCTGTTTTACCGCGCTGGTGGCGAGCATCGGCACCAATGCCGCCTCGCGCCAGGTAGCCTGGCTACATATCCTGTTCAACCTGGCGGGTGCGCTGTTGTTCCTGCCGTTTCTCGCCAACCTGGCCAGCGTCGTCCGTTGGCTCACTTCCGATCCGGCGATGCAGATCGCCCATGCGCAGACGCTGTTCAACCTGCTTTGTTCGCTGGCCGGCCTGCCCTTTGCCTCGCGGATCGCCGCGTTTATCCAATGGCTGATCCCCGGGCAACAACAGCGCAGATGGTAA
- a CDS encoding D-alanine--D-alanine ligase: MGRKIRLGIVYGGKSSEHEVSLRTALSIMQAVDPEKYQIVPIYIRLDGSWVSGEPAAALPNSVDALRLAAKPADAAAAGGGTGQLIAAGKQAKAPILGLTEQIDVIFPVVHGPNGEDGTVQGLLELADLPYVGSGVMASAIGMDKWMMKNVFAQAGLPQVRYLGILRSRLDAALAEVVQQIEDELGYPCFVKPANMGSSVGISKAKDRTQLIEGLKLAATFDRRLIVEAFVAGRELEIGVLGNEQPITSVVGEVIASKEFYDYEAKYKGAGTKLQIPANIPQHVADEIAALALRVYQAIDASGLSRVDFFWDEAADRLYVNEVNTMPGFTPYSMYPMLFAAAGIPYRELIDRLVALALERHADKQRNQIAAEALE; encoded by the coding sequence ATGGGGAGAAAAATACGCCTGGGGATTGTTTACGGAGGAAAATCATCGGAGCACGAGGTATCGCTGCGTACGGCGCTGTCCATCATGCAGGCGGTTGACCCGGAAAAATACCAGATTGTTCCCATTTATATCCGGTTGGACGGCAGCTGGGTGAGCGGGGAGCCGGCAGCCGCTCTGCCGAACAGCGTGGACGCGCTGCGGCTTGCCGCAAAACCGGCTGATGCTGCCGCTGCCGGGGGCGGGACAGGCCAGCTGATCGCGGCGGGCAAGCAGGCGAAGGCGCCGATTTTGGGACTGACGGAGCAGATCGACGTGATTTTTCCCGTCGTGCACGGGCCGAACGGGGAAGACGGGACCGTACAGGGATTGCTGGAGTTGGCCGATTTGCCGTACGTCGGCTCTGGCGTGATGGCTTCCGCCATCGGAATGGACAAATGGATGATGAAAAACGTGTTCGCGCAAGCGGGCCTGCCGCAGGTTCGCTACCTGGGCATCCTGCGCTCCCGGCTCGACGCGGCGCTTGCGGAGGTTGTCCAGCAGATTGAAGACGAGCTGGGCTATCCCTGCTTCGTCAAACCGGCCAACATGGGCTCCAGCGTCGGCATCAGCAAAGCCAAGGACCGCACCCAGTTGATCGAGGGGCTGAAGCTGGCGGCAACCTTTGATCGCCGCTTGATCGTGGAAGCGTTCGTGGCGGGGCGGGAGCTGGAGATCGGCGTATTGGGCAATGAACAGCCGATCACTTCCGTGGTCGGCGAAGTGATCGCCAGCAAAGAGTTTTACGATTACGAAGCCAAGTACAAGGGAGCGGGGACCAAACTGCAGATCCCGGCCAACATTCCGCAGCATGTCGCGGACGAGATCGCCGCCTTGGCCCTGCGGGTTTATCAAGCGATCGATGCGTCGGGCCTGTCGCGGGTCGACTTTTTCTGGGATGAGGCGGCGGATCGCCTGTACGTCAATGAAGTAAACACGATGCCCGGCTTCACCCCGTACTCGATGTACCCGATGTTGTTTGCCGCAGCCGGCATCCCCTACAGGGAACTGATCGACCGGCTGGTCGCGTTGGCCCTGGAGCGCCACGCCGATAAACAGCGGAATCAAATCGCCGCGGAAGCACTGGAGTAA
- a CDS encoding NfeD family protein has translation MTLCRTNIAFRMLLTMLVTFLLASPLAVAPVQGETKAGAAEPSPTANRFQKGLIIPVEQGIERGLEAFLARAFREAQARGADLVILDIDTPGGVIDAATNIGLLVRQAPMHVVAYIDNQAFSAGTYIALNADEIVMTPGSAIGAATPIDMTGNAADAKVISAWSEMMQEAALLNNRDRQIARAMVEIDLVIPNLKERGKVLSLGAEKAAEVGYADKIVANQAELFQYLGIKPEQVVQLEPTLSERLARFVTNPYVMSFLLLTGLLGFIVELFVPGFGVGGTVGLLSFALYFFGHYVAGFADWLHIALFVLGVVLMLAEIFLPGGIVGILGFASLAASLVLAAYDTGQGLVSLGFAALLTAIVAVVLAKRYGLKGLIGKFVLQDELRSEHGYIAPPDQRELAGQGGIALTPLRPSGIIKIGGRRIDAVSAGDFIAAGTEVVVIQVEGSRVVVEEKENKIKE, from the coding sequence ATGACACTGTGCAGGACAAACATCGCGTTCCGCATGTTGCTGACGATGCTCGTGACGTTCTTGCTTGCCTCGCCGCTTGCTGTCGCCCCCGTACAGGGGGAAACCAAAGCGGGGGCGGCGGAACCTTCGCCGACGGCCAACCGGTTTCAGAAGGGGCTCATCATTCCCGTCGAACAAGGGATCGAGCGCGGCTTGGAGGCTTTTTTGGCGCGTGCCTTTCGCGAGGCGCAAGCGCGGGGAGCCGATTTGGTGATCCTGGACATCGACACGCCCGGCGGGGTGATCGACGCCGCCACCAATATTGGCCTGCTGGTTCGCCAAGCGCCGATGCACGTCGTCGCCTATATCGACAACCAGGCCTTTTCCGCCGGGACGTATATTGCCCTGAATGCCGATGAAATTGTGATGACCCCGGGAAGCGCGATCGGTGCCGCAACTCCGATCGACATGACCGGGAATGCGGCCGATGCGAAAGTGATCTCGGCCTGGTCGGAAATGATGCAGGAAGCGGCCCTGTTGAACAACCGCGACAGGCAGATTGCCCGCGCGATGGTGGAAATCGACTTGGTGATCCCGAATCTGAAGGAGAGGGGCAAGGTCCTTTCGCTGGGAGCGGAGAAGGCCGCGGAAGTAGGGTACGCTGACAAGATCGTGGCCAATCAAGCGGAATTGTTCCAATATCTGGGGATTAAACCGGAGCAGGTCGTCCAGCTTGAACCGACGCTGAGCGAACGGCTGGCCCGCTTTGTGACCAATCCCTACGTGATGAGCTTCCTGTTGCTGACGGGTTTGCTCGGCTTCATCGTCGAACTGTTTGTGCCCGGCTTTGGCGTAGGCGGGACAGTGGGCTTGCTCTCATTCGCACTCTACTTCTTCGGACACTACGTGGCCGGTTTTGCCGACTGGCTGCACATCGCCCTGTTCGTGCTCGGCGTCGTGCTGATGCTGGCCGAAATCTTCCTGCCCGGCGGGATCGTCGGCATCCTCGGCTTCGCCAGCCTGGCCGCCAGTCTGGTGCTGGCCGCCTACGATACCGGACAAGGGCTGGTCTCGCTTGGCTTTGCCGCATTGTTGACGGCGATCGTGGCGGTCGTCCTGGCGAAGCGATACGGCTTGAAGGGGTTGATCGGCAAGTTTGTGCTGCAGGACGAACTGCGCAGCGAGCACGGCTACATCGCCCCTCCCGATCAGCGGGAACTGGCTGGACAGGGAGGGATTGCGCTTACCCCGCTTCGTCCTTCGGGAATTATCAAAATTGGCGGACGGCGGATCGACGCCGTCAGCGCCGGCGATTTCATCGCTGCCGGGACAGAGGTTGTCGTGATTCAGGTGGAAGGCAGCCGGGTCGTTGTCGAAGAGAAGGAAAACAAAATAAAGGAGTAG
- the deoC gene encoding deoxyribose-phosphate aldolase — protein MQLNRYIDHTLLKPDATAAMIDRLCAEAKQHQFAAVCVNPTWVRRAAQLLAGTGVKVCTVIGFPLGATTPAAKAAETRDAVAGGAAEVDMVLNIGALKSGELELVRQDIAAVVEAAGGALVKVILETGLLSGAEKVTACKLSVAAGAHFVKTSTGFGPGGATLEDVALLRQTVGPAIGVKASGGVRDRATAVAMIEAGATRIGSSAGVALVTGEA, from the coding sequence ATGCAGTTGAACCGGTACATCGACCATACGCTGCTCAAGCCGGACGCGACCGCTGCGATGATCGACCGGCTTTGCGCGGAGGCGAAGCAGCATCAGTTCGCCGCTGTCTGCGTCAATCCCACGTGGGTGCGCCGGGCCGCCCAGCTGCTCGCGGGTACGGGAGTGAAGGTGTGCACGGTAATCGGCTTTCCGCTTGGGGCGACCACCCCTGCGGCAAAGGCGGCGGAGACCCGTGACGCGGTTGCGGGCGGCGCAGCGGAAGTGGACATGGTGCTGAACATCGGTGCGCTCAAGTCAGGGGAGCTGGAGCTGGTCCGGCAAGACATCGCGGCGGTCGTGGAAGCGGCGGGCGGTGCGCTCGTGAAGGTGATTCTGGAAACGGGTCTGTTGAGCGGTGCGGAAAAAGTGACGGCCTGCAAGCTGTCTGTCGCGGCGGGAGCGCACTTTGTGAAAACGTCAACCGGTTTTGGCCCCGGCGGTGCCACGCTGGAAGATGTCGCTTTACTGCGCCAGACGGTAGGACCGGCAATCGGGGTCAAAGCGTCAGGGGGCGTGCGCGACAGGGCAACCGCCGTGGCGATGATCGAAGCAGGGGCGACCCGGATCGGCAGCAGCGCGGGCGTCGCCCTGGTCACGGGAGAAGCCTGA
- a CDS encoding histidine triad nucleotide-binding protein gives MEKSVFTRIMERELPARFEYEDDKVIVIHDIAPKAPIHLLIVPRKPIPTLMDVGEEDLPLIAHIHKVAQTLAQKLNLKGFRLVNNCGKEGGQEVFHLHYHFLAGFQRESTLDMVDQ, from the coding sequence ATGGAAAAAAGTGTTTTTACCCGGATCATGGAACGTGAGCTTCCCGCGCGCTTCGAGTACGAAGACGACAAGGTGATCGTGATCCACGACATCGCCCCGAAGGCGCCGATTCACCTGCTGATCGTTCCGCGCAAGCCGATTCCGACCTTGATGGATGTAGGCGAGGAGGATCTGCCGCTGATCGCCCATATTCACAAAGTGGCGCAAACGTTGGCGCAAAAGCTGAATCTGAAGGGATTTCGGCTGGTGAACAACTGCGGCAAGGAAGGCGGACAAGAAGTTTTTCACTTGCACTATCACTTTTTGGCGGGTTTTCAACGAGAGTCAACCCTGGACATGGTTGACCAGTGA
- the floA gene encoding flotillin-like protein FloA (flotillin-like protein involved in membrane lipid rafts), whose protein sequence is MFDGGILPLIFIIAVAVIVLSVFLSFVPVMLWVSALASGVHVSMVTLIAMRLRRVVPKRIVDPLIKARKAGLEITTNQLESHYLAGGNVNRVVDALIAAQRADIPLGFERAAAIDLAGRDVLEAVQMSVNPKVIETPVVAAVAMDGIEVKAKAKVTVRANIDRLVGGAGEETIIARVGEGIVTTIGSSERHKDVLENPDRISQTVLNKGLDAGTAFEILSIDIADVDVGKNIGAQLQTDQAEADKRIAQAKAEERRAMAVALEQEMVARVQEMRAKVVEAEAQVPLAMAEALREGKMGVMDYYNLQNLIADTAMRKSFGASAGDPGTDPNAAK, encoded by the coding sequence ATGTTCGATGGAGGCATTCTCCCGTTGATCTTTATCATTGCCGTCGCGGTGATCGTCCTATCCGTGTTTCTCTCGTTTGTGCCGGTCATGCTGTGGGTATCGGCGCTGGCTTCGGGCGTACACGTCAGCATGGTGACGCTGATTGCGATGCGCCTGCGCCGCGTCGTTCCCAAGCGGATTGTCGACCCGCTGATCAAGGCGCGCAAAGCCGGACTGGAAATTACGACCAACCAGTTGGAGAGCCACTACCTGGCTGGCGGTAATGTCAACCGGGTGGTGGACGCGTTGATCGCCGCCCAGCGCGCCGATATCCCGCTGGGCTTTGAACGGGCCGCTGCCATCGACTTGGCCGGCCGCGACGTGCTGGAGGCGGTGCAGATGAGCGTCAATCCGAAGGTGATTGAAACGCCGGTTGTCGCGGCCGTGGCGATGGACGGCATTGAAGTGAAAGCCAAAGCGAAAGTAACGGTGCGCGCCAATATCGACCGGCTGGTCGGGGGCGCGGGCGAGGAGACGATCATCGCCCGTGTCGGGGAAGGAATTGTGACGACCATCGGTTCGTCGGAGCGGCATAAAGACGTCTTGGAAAACCCGGACCGCATTTCGCAAACGGTGCTGAACAAAGGGCTGGACGCCGGTACGGCGTTTGAAATCTTGTCCATCGACATCGCCGATGTGGACGTCGGCAAAAACATCGGGGCGCAACTGCAGACCGACCAGGCGGAGGCGGACAAACGGATCGCCCAGGCCAAAGCGGAGGAGCGGCGGGCGATGGCGGTCGCGTTGGAGCAGGAAATGGTGGCGCGCGTGCAGGAGATGAGGGCAAAAGTGGTGGAAGCGGAAGCGCAGGTCCCGCTGGCGATGGCCGAAGCGCTGCGCGAAGGCAAAATGGGCGTGATGGATTATTACAACCTGCAAAACCTCATTGCCGATACGGCGATGCGCAAATCGTTCGGCGCCTCGGCGGGCGATCCGGGTACGGATCCCAACGCCGCGAAGTAG
- a CDS encoding UDP-N-acetylmuramoyl-tripeptide--D-alanyl-D-alanine ligase, translated as MKPTSLGQVAVLAEGLLLNGSPDRPVTSVHFDSRQLEAGGLFVAVRSERDGHDFLPSAVAKGAAAAIISDEAKIPPDLPRDFGLILVNDTVRAFEKWAGKYRNQLTLPIIAVTGSNGKTTTKDITAHLLSQAMSVYKTYKSFNNHLGVPYSLLQIDECHQAAVLELGMNHAGEIDRLASLVRPRISIITNIGDAHLEFFGSRRKIALAKGELLPHTARDGLVLLNGDSPYLQQITHLYPGKTLFYSVERPADLWAEEIATSERGTSFIVRFASGEAFPVALPLFGKHNVANSLPAIAVAREMGMEPAAIAQALATLKISAMRFEVSTAASGAVVINDAYNASPASMEAAIETFAQILPGRKKVLVLGEMLELGKESARLHAEVGTFANQYRERFALLVTIGEAARPLHDAYQGEKRHVPDKAAAAALLAAHNDGEHAILFKASRGICLETLVASLLENKQP; from the coding sequence ATGAAACCGACTTCTCTCGGGCAGGTGGCCGTCTTGGCGGAGGGGCTGCTGCTCAACGGCAGCCCCGACCGGCCGGTCACGTCCGTCCACTTTGACAGCCGCCAGTTGGAAGCGGGCGGCTTGTTCGTCGCCGTGCGCAGCGAACGCGATGGGCACGATTTTCTCCCCAGTGCGGTGGCAAAGGGAGCGGCGGCCGCGATCATCTCCGATGAAGCGAAAATCCCCCCTGACTTGCCCCGCGATTTTGGCCTGATTCTGGTCAACGACACGGTGCGGGCCTTTGAGAAGTGGGCGGGAAAGTACCGCAACCAGCTTACGCTTCCGATCATCGCGGTGACCGGTAGCAACGGGAAGACGACGACCAAAGATATCACCGCCCATCTGCTGAGTCAAGCGATGTCCGTTTACAAGACCTACAAAAGCTTCAACAATCACCTGGGCGTCCCTTACTCGCTTTTGCAGATTGACGAGTGTCATCAGGCGGCCGTGCTGGAGCTGGGGATGAACCACGCCGGTGAAATCGATCGGCTCGCTTCGCTCGTCCGGCCGCGGATCAGCATCATTACCAACATTGGCGACGCCCACCTGGAGTTCTTCGGCTCCCGCCGGAAAATCGCCCTGGCCAAAGGCGAACTGCTCCCGCACACGGCGCGCGACGGCCTGGTGCTGCTCAACGGCGACTCTCCCTACCTGCAGCAAATCACGCACCTCTACCCGGGAAAAACGCTCTTCTACTCGGTGGAGCGGCCCGCCGATCTATGGGCGGAGGAGATCGCCACCAGCGAGCGGGGAACCTCCTTTATCGTGCGCTTTGCCTCGGGCGAAGCGTTTCCCGTTGCGCTGCCCTTATTCGGCAAGCACAACGTGGCAAACAGCCTGCCCGCCATCGCCGTCGCCAGAGAGATGGGCATGGAACCCGCCGCGATCGCGCAAGCCCTGGCCACGCTGAAGATTTCCGCGATGCGCTTCGAGGTATCGACCGCGGCAAGCGGCGCCGTGGTGATCAACGACGCCTACAACGCCAGTCCGGCCTCGATGGAGGCGGCGATCGAAACATTTGCGCAGATCCTCCCCGGGCGCAAGAAAGTGCTCGTCCTCGGCGAGATGCTGGAGTTGGGGAAGGAGTCGGCGCGCCTGCATGCGGAAGTGGGGACGTTCGCCAATCAGTACAGGGAGCGGTTTGCCCTGCTCGTCACCATCGGCGAGGCCGCCCGCCCGCTGCACGACGCTTACCAGGGAGAAAAACGGCACGTCCCGGACAAGGCAGCGGCGGCCGCCCTGCTGGCTGCGCACAATGACGGCGAACACGCGATACTGTTCAAGGCTTCCCGCGGGATCTGCCTGGAAACGCTGGTCGCTTCCCTGCTGGAAAACAAGCAACCGTGA
- the yqfC gene encoding sporulation protein YqfC, with protein sequence MKRWSRRLRQLAVGVLDLPQDVVLEVPRLTMIGHLQMYIENHRGVLHFSDQELRLLLTNGQLIVTGEQLVIRAILPEEVLLEGRIVGVKFVDT encoded by the coding sequence ATGAAACGATGGAGTCGCCGACTGCGTCAACTGGCGGTGGGCGTCCTGGATTTGCCGCAAGATGTGGTATTGGAAGTCCCGCGACTTACCATGATCGGCCATTTGCAAATGTACATAGAGAATCATCGCGGAGTTCTCCATTTCAGCGACCAAGAGCTCCGCTTGTTGTTAACCAACGGACAGCTGATCGTCACAGGGGAGCAGCTGGTGATCCGGGCGATCCTGCCGGAGGAAGTACTGCTGGAAGGGCGGATCGTTGGCGTAAAGTTTGTGGATACGTAG
- the rpsU gene encoding 30S ribosomal protein S21 — MAEVRVRKNESLESALRRFKRESAKAGVMAELRKRRHFEKPSVARKKKSEAARKRKY; from the coding sequence ATGGCTGAGGTTCGCGTCCGTAAAAACGAGTCATTGGAGAGCGCACTGCGCCGCTTCAAACGTGAAAGTGCAAAAGCGGGTGTGATGGCTGAGCTGCGCAAGCGCCGCCATTTTGAAAAGCCTAGCGTTGCGCGCAAGAAGAAATCGGAAGCTGCACGCAAACGCAAGTACTAA
- a CDS encoding GatB/YqeY domain-containing protein, protein MSLMERLNQDLKQAMKDKDTVKLSVIRMVKAAVKNEEIQKGGPLSDDDVLTVLTRERKQRYDSLHEFEKAGREDLASKTREEIAVLTSYLPEQLSEAELRELVRETIAAVGATSKREMGKVMGALMPKVKGRADGSLVQKIVAETLNT, encoded by the coding sequence ATGAGTCTAATGGAGCGTCTCAATCAGGATCTGAAACAGGCGATGAAGGACAAGGACACGGTCAAACTCTCCGTTATTCGCATGGTGAAAGCCGCCGTTAAGAACGAAGAGATTCAAAAGGGTGGCCCGTTGTCTGATGACGATGTGCTCACCGTCTTGACCCGTGAACGAAAGCAGCGCTATGACTCCCTCCATGAGTTTGAGAAAGCCGGGCGTGAAGACCTGGCGAGCAAAACGCGCGAGGAAATCGCCGTGCTTACCTCCTATCTGCCGGAACAACTGAGCGAGGCGGAGCTTCGCGAGCTGGTTCGCGAGACGATCGCCGCGGTCGGCGCAACGTCCAAACGGGAGATGGGAAAAGTGATGGGTGCCCTCATGCCGAAGGTAAAAGGCAGGGCGGACGGTTCCCTCGTTCAGAAAATCGTTGCAGAAACATTAAACACCTGA
- a CDS encoding class I SAM-dependent rRNA methyltransferase, with protein MARVILARNRKKRLEAGHPWIFQSEVAEVQGECEPGDIVEVSNHQGHLLGKGYINPHSQIMVRLLTYNPAEPIDLAFFIRRISEAVSLRERFVDNPRYCRLVYGEADFLPGLIVDRFGDVLVVQILSLGMEKMREWIKQALLEVLQPKGIYLRNDVPVRELEGLPLTKEVLYGECPREVVIEENGLRYVVDIVEGQKTGFFYDQRENRAAIAPLMTGWGAKHGITLQPIAADGKPLLDRQGVRRTDAAPLADEQGEAVLLPVDRRGKVVKNPFWDGAEVLDCFTHTGSFTLNACKHGAKKVTALDISEHAIETARRNVTMNGFLHRVQFVVANAFDYLRESVEAGRSWDVVILDPPAFAKSRRAVPAACRGYKDINLHGMKLVRPGGYLVTASCSYHVSAALFLETIQDAAFDAKKILRLIEWRGAGKDHPRISGVDEGDYLKFAIFEVRDRA; from the coding sequence GTGGCGAGAGTAATCCTTGCGAGAAATCGAAAAAAGCGGCTGGAGGCAGGCCATCCGTGGATCTTTCAGTCGGAAGTGGCGGAAGTACAGGGAGAATGCGAACCGGGCGATATTGTCGAGGTCAGCAATCACCAGGGACATCTGCTGGGCAAAGGCTACATCAATCCGCATTCGCAAATCATGGTACGTCTGCTGACATACAACCCGGCGGAACCGATCGACCTCGCTTTTTTCATCCGCAGGATCAGCGAGGCGGTGAGCCTGCGTGAACGGTTCGTGGACAACCCGCGCTATTGCCGGCTGGTGTATGGCGAGGCCGATTTTCTGCCCGGCCTGATCGTCGACCGGTTCGGCGACGTGTTGGTGGTGCAAATTCTGTCGCTCGGCATGGAAAAAATGCGCGAGTGGATCAAACAGGCCCTGCTGGAAGTGCTCCAGCCAAAAGGGATCTACCTGCGCAACGATGTCCCGGTGCGCGAACTGGAGGGCTTGCCGCTGACCAAGGAAGTACTGTACGGTGAGTGTCCGCGGGAAGTGGTGATTGAGGAAAACGGGCTGCGCTACGTCGTCGATATTGTCGAAGGACAAAAGACCGGCTTTTTTTACGATCAGCGGGAGAACCGCGCGGCGATCGCCCCTTTGATGACCGGCTGGGGGGCGAAGCACGGCATCACGCTGCAGCCGATCGCTGCGGACGGTAAGCCGCTGCTCGACCGGCAGGGGGTACGCCGCACGGATGCAGCACCGCTTGCCGACGAACAGGGCGAGGCGGTGCTGCTGCCGGTCGACCGGCGCGGCAAAGTGGTCAAAAATCCCTTCTGGGACGGCGCGGAAGTATTGGACTGCTTCACCCATACCGGTTCGTTCACGCTCAACGCCTGCAAGCACGGCGCGAAGAAAGTGACCGCGCTGGACATCTCCGAACACGCGATCGAGACAGCGCGGCGCAACGTGACGATGAACGGCTTTTTGCACCGCGTGCAGTTTGTCGTGGCCAACGCCTTTGACTACCTGCGGGAGAGCGTGGAGGCCGGCAGATCGTGGGACGTGGTGATCCTCGATCCGCCCGCCTTCGCCAAGTCCCGCCGGGCCGTGCCCGCTGCCTGCCGCGGGTACAAGGACATCAACCTGCACGGGATGAAGCTGGTTCGCCCGGGCGGTTATCTGGTGACGGCCTCCTGTTCCTATCACGTCTCTGCGGCGTTGTTTTTGGAGACGATCCAGGATGCCGCCTTTGACGCGAAAAAAATCCTGCGTCTCATCGAGTGGCGCGGGGCGGGGAAAGATCATCCGCGCATCAGCGGTGTCGACGAAGGAGATTATCTGAAGTTTGCTATCTTCGAAGTACGGGATCGCGCATAA